One window of Microbacterium sp. Root61 genomic DNA carries:
- the kdpB gene encoding potassium-transporting ATPase subunit KdpB, with protein sequence MSTTSLTPVAGTVDNAHTPKPPTSARAFSWAQLVRALPGALRKLNPAALWRNPVMFLVWVGAALTTLIALAEPFLGGAEQSGGSEVPMGFTWGIAVWLWLTVLFANLAESVAEGRGKAQAASLRKTRTSTMANRVASYDAKADAAAEHAALVEVASAELQLGDVVIVTAGDLIPGDGDIVHGIATVDESAITGESAPVVRESGGDRSAVTGGTRVLSDRIVVRITSKPGETFVDRMIALVEGASRQKTPNEIALNILLASLSIVFVVVVLTLNPIASYAASPVSIPVLVALLVCLIPTTIGALLSAIGIAGMDRLVQRNVLAMSGRAVEAAGDVTTLLLDKTGTITYGNRRATDFVGMPGVPDHELARAAALASLADPTPEGTSVVELAAVRGIRADLPGDAIVVPFTAQTRMSGVDLADGTVVRKGAGSAVTAWLEAEGVRIATGVRAQLMSETDAIAMSGGTPLVVAELDGTGHGRVLGVIHLKDVVKDGLRERFAELRSMGIRTVMITGDNPLTAKAIAAEAGVDDYLAEATPEDKLALIIREQEGGNLVAMTGDGTNDAPALAQADVGVAMNTGTSAAKEAGNMVDLDSDPTKLIDIVRIGKQLLITRGALTTFSLANDIAKYFAIIPAMFMTVFPGLAALNIMQLSSPASAVTSAIIFNAIVIIILIPLALRGVKYRPASASQILSRNLLVYGLGGVIAPFIGIKLIDIVVSLIPGF encoded by the coding sequence ATGTCCACGACATCGCTCACCCCCGTTGCCGGCACCGTCGACAACGCGCACACACCGAAACCGCCGACCTCGGCGCGCGCCTTCAGCTGGGCACAGCTCGTGCGCGCCCTGCCCGGCGCGCTGCGCAAGCTCAACCCGGCCGCCCTGTGGCGCAACCCGGTCATGTTCCTGGTCTGGGTCGGGGCCGCGCTGACAACGCTCATCGCCCTGGCCGAGCCCTTCCTCGGCGGCGCCGAGCAGTCCGGCGGCAGCGAGGTGCCGATGGGCTTCACCTGGGGCATCGCCGTCTGGCTGTGGCTCACGGTGCTCTTCGCAAACCTGGCTGAGTCGGTGGCGGAGGGCCGCGGGAAGGCGCAGGCCGCGAGCCTGCGCAAGACCCGCACCAGCACGATGGCCAACCGCGTCGCCTCCTACGACGCGAAGGCGGATGCCGCGGCCGAGCACGCGGCGCTGGTCGAGGTCGCCTCGGCCGAGCTGCAGCTCGGCGACGTCGTCATCGTCACCGCCGGCGACTTGATCCCCGGGGACGGCGACATCGTCCACGGCATCGCGACCGTCGACGAGTCGGCGATCACGGGCGAGAGCGCCCCGGTCGTGCGCGAGTCCGGCGGCGACCGCAGCGCAGTCACCGGCGGCACCCGCGTGCTGTCCGACCGCATCGTCGTGCGCATCACCTCCAAGCCCGGCGAGACCTTCGTCGACCGGATGATCGCGCTCGTCGAGGGTGCGAGCCGGCAGAAGACGCCGAACGAGATCGCGCTGAACATCCTGCTGGCGAGCCTGTCGATCGTGTTCGTCGTGGTCGTGCTGACGCTGAACCCGATCGCGTCGTACGCGGCAAGCCCCGTCAGCATCCCGGTGCTCGTGGCGCTGCTGGTGTGCCTGATCCCGACGACGATCGGCGCGCTGCTGTCGGCGATCGGCATCGCCGGGATGGACCGCCTCGTGCAGCGCAACGTGCTGGCGATGTCGGGCCGCGCGGTCGAGGCCGCGGGAGATGTCACCACGCTGCTGCTGGATAAGACCGGCACGATCACCTACGGCAATCGGCGCGCGACGGACTTCGTCGGGATGCCGGGAGTGCCCGACCACGAGCTCGCCCGGGCCGCGGCCCTGGCCTCGCTCGCCGACCCCACCCCCGAGGGCACCTCGGTGGTGGAACTGGCTGCGGTCCGAGGTATCCGTGCGGATCTTCCCGGCGACGCGATCGTGGTGCCCTTCACGGCCCAGACGCGCATGAGCGGCGTGGACCTCGCCGACGGCACTGTCGTGCGCAAGGGCGCCGGGTCGGCCGTCACCGCATGGCTCGAGGCCGAAGGCGTCCGCATCGCCACCGGTGTGCGGGCACAGCTGATGAGCGAGACCGACGCGATCGCGATGAGTGGCGGAACGCCGCTGGTCGTGGCCGAGCTGGACGGCACCGGCCACGGCCGAGTGCTCGGCGTCATCCACCTCAAGGACGTCGTCAAGGACGGCCTCCGCGAGCGCTTCGCCGAGCTGCGCAGCATGGGTATCCGCACGGTGATGATCACCGGCGACAACCCGCTGACGGCCAAGGCCATCGCGGCGGAGGCCGGCGTCGACGACTACCTCGCGGAGGCGACGCCCGAGGACAAGCTGGCGCTCATCATCCGCGAGCAGGAGGGCGGCAACCTCGTCGCGATGACCGGCGACGGCACGAACGACGCTCCGGCGCTCGCGCAGGCCGACGTCGGCGTGGCGATGAACACGGGCACGTCGGCCGCGAAGGAAGCCGGCAACATGGTCGACCTCGACAGCGACCCGACCAAGCTCATCGACATCGTGCGCATCGGCAAGCAGCTGCTGATCACGCGCGGGGCGCTCACGACGTTCTCGCTCGCCAACGACATCGCGAAGTACTTCGCGATCATCCCGGCGATGTTCATGACGGTCTTCCCGGGGCTCGCGGCGCTGAACATCATGCAGCTGAGCTCCCCGGCATCCGCCGTGACGAGCGCGATCATCTTCAACGCGATCGTGATCATCATCCTGATCCCGTTGGCGCTGCGCGGAGTGAAGTACCGCCCGGCGAGCGCGTCGCAGATCCTGAGCCGGAATCTGCTCGTCTACGGACTGGGCGGCGTCATCGCCCCCTTCATCGGCATCAAGCTCATCGACATCGTCGTGAGCCTCATCCCGGGCTTCTGA
- the kdpC gene encoding potassium-transporting ATPase subunit KdpC: protein MFPTRTTLRTAGVALRAMLAFTLILGIGYTLLITGIGQVLMPWQANGSIITDTEGAPVGSALIGQSFTDADGNALPEYFQSRPSAAGAGYDGGASSGSNWGPENDDLVTAIEDRQAAIADLEGVDVSAIPADAVTASSSGLDPHISPAYALLQVDRVAAARGLDATSVRELVESQIQARDLGYLGEPRVNVLQLNLALDALQR from the coding sequence ATGTTCCCCACCCGCACCACCCTCCGCACCGCCGGGGTCGCCCTCCGCGCGATGCTCGCCTTCACCCTCATCCTCGGCATCGGCTACACCCTCCTGATCACCGGCATCGGCCAGGTCCTGATGCCGTGGCAGGCGAACGGCTCGATCATCACCGATACGGAGGGGGCCCCGGTCGGCAGCGCGCTGATCGGACAGTCCTTCACCGATGCCGACGGCAACGCCCTGCCCGAGTATTTCCAGTCGCGGCCCTCCGCCGCGGGGGCGGGGTACGACGGCGGCGCCTCCAGCGGCAGCAACTGGGGGCCGGAGAACGACGACCTCGTCACCGCGATCGAGGACCGCCAGGCCGCGATCGCGGACCTCGAGGGCGTGGATGTCTCAGCCATCCCGGCGGACGCCGTCACCGCGTCCAGCTCGGGCCTGGACCCGCACATCAGCCCCGCCTACGCGCTGCTGCAGGTCGACCGCGTCGCAGCGGCCCGGGGCCTGGATGCGACATCCGTCCGCGAGCTCGTGGAGTCGCAGATCCAGGCGCGCGACCTCGGCTACCTCGGCGAGCCGCGCGTCAACGTCCTCCAGCTCAACCTCGCGCTCGACGCGCTGCAGCGCTGA
- a CDS encoding DUF4118 domain-containing protein: MKRGRLRVLLGAAPGVGKTYEMLEEGRRLQGEGRDVVIAVVETHGRAETQAQMTGLVEVPRQVLSHRGVELTEMDVDAVIARAPQIALVDELAHTNAPGARNAKRWQDVDDLRDAGIDVITTVNVQHIESLNDVVEQITGIVQRETVPDAVVRGADQTEVVDLAPQSLRDRLSAGLIYPAERIDAALSNYFRLGNLTALRELALLWLADEVDSALKTYRTEHGIQGTWHARERVVVTLTGGAEGDTLIRRGARIAARSAGGELLAVHVSSQDGLRSEAPGALTAQRALVESLGGSYHQVVGDDVPHALVDFARSVNATQLVIGVSRRGRLATAFTGPGIGATVVRESGDIDVHIVTHAAAGGRLHLPRVTGGALSLKRRLMGFALALIGGPLLSWMLFTFSSDASITSDVLAYQLLVVVVALVGGIWPALFAAILSGLTLDYLFVEPLFTVTIADPLHALALILYVVIAILVSWIVDQAARRTRAARRSAAESELLATVAGSVLRGQSAVPALVSRTREAFGMTGVRLIGSDGAVLATDGEPVPDGRVIRLPVGDSASPRATLELHGGDLDASERRLLDVIVAQLAAALEHTDLTETAREAGVLAETDQVRSALLSAVSHDLRRPLAAAVAAVGGLRAAGSALSADDKRELLETADESLATLSTLVTDLLDVSRVEAGVLAVSLSPVDAAEAVLAAVDELGLGPVEVELALDPELPPLRADPVLLQRVLVNVLANAHRHSPDGRRTRVATSRLGGVAEIRIVDHGPGVPIERRDDIFAPFQRLGDTDNTAGLGLGLALSKGFTEGMGGTLTPEDTPGGGLTMVVALPVVQASAPIEGAAS, from the coding sequence ATGAAGCGCGGACGACTGCGGGTGCTGCTCGGCGCCGCCCCCGGCGTCGGCAAGACCTACGAGATGCTCGAGGAGGGGCGGCGGCTCCAGGGCGAAGGCCGGGATGTCGTCATCGCGGTCGTCGAGACGCACGGCCGTGCCGAGACCCAGGCGCAGATGACCGGCCTCGTCGAGGTTCCGCGCCAGGTCCTGTCCCACCGCGGGGTCGAACTCACCGAGATGGACGTCGACGCCGTGATCGCCCGCGCACCGCAGATCGCGCTGGTGGACGAGCTCGCCCACACCAACGCGCCCGGCGCGCGCAACGCCAAGCGCTGGCAGGACGTCGATGATCTGCGGGATGCCGGGATCGACGTCATCACGACCGTCAACGTGCAGCACATCGAGTCGCTCAACGACGTGGTCGAGCAGATCACCGGCATCGTGCAGCGCGAGACGGTGCCCGATGCCGTGGTCCGCGGAGCCGACCAGACCGAGGTCGTCGACCTGGCACCGCAGTCGTTGCGGGATCGCTTGTCAGCTGGACTGATATACCCGGCCGAGCGCATCGATGCCGCATTGTCGAACTACTTCCGGCTCGGCAACCTCACCGCCCTACGCGAACTGGCGCTGCTCTGGCTGGCCGACGAGGTCGACAGCGCTCTGAAGACGTACCGCACCGAGCACGGCATCCAGGGCACCTGGCATGCGCGCGAGCGGGTCGTGGTGACTCTCACCGGCGGCGCCGAGGGCGACACCCTCATCCGCCGCGGAGCCCGCATCGCGGCCCGCTCCGCCGGTGGTGAGCTGCTCGCCGTGCACGTGTCCAGCCAGGACGGACTGCGCAGCGAGGCTCCCGGGGCTCTCACCGCCCAGCGCGCGCTGGTGGAGTCGCTCGGCGGCTCGTACCACCAGGTCGTCGGCGACGACGTGCCGCACGCCCTCGTCGACTTCGCCCGCAGCGTCAACGCCACTCAGCTCGTCATCGGCGTGAGCCGCCGCGGCCGTCTCGCGACGGCGTTCACCGGCCCCGGCATCGGCGCCACCGTCGTGCGCGAATCCGGCGACATCGACGTGCACATCGTCACGCACGCCGCCGCCGGCGGGCGGCTCCACCTGCCGCGCGTGACCGGCGGGGCGCTGAGCCTGAAGCGCCGCCTCATGGGTTTCGCCCTCGCGCTCATCGGTGGTCCGCTGCTGTCCTGGATGCTGTTCACCTTCAGCAGCGACGCCTCCATCACCTCCGATGTGCTGGCCTATCAGCTGCTCGTGGTCGTGGTGGCCCTCGTCGGCGGCATCTGGCCCGCCCTGTTCGCCGCCATCCTGTCGGGCCTGACTCTCGACTACCTCTTCGTCGAGCCGCTGTTCACGGTCACCATCGCCGACCCGCTGCACGCCCTCGCCCTCATCCTGTACGTCGTGATCGCCATCCTCGTCAGCTGGATCGTCGACCAGGCCGCCCGCCGCACCCGCGCGGCCCGTCGCTCCGCCGCCGAATCCGAACTGCTGGCGACGGTAGCCGGCAGCGTCCTGCGCGGACAGAGCGCCGTCCCGGCCCTCGTCAGCCGCACCCGCGAAGCGTTCGGGATGACAGGCGTCCGCCTCATCGGCAGCGACGGCGCCGTGCTCGCCACCGACGGCGAGCCCGTCCCGGACGGCCGCGTCATCCGTCTCCCCGTCGGCGACAGCGCGTCGCCCCGGGCCACGCTCGAACTGCACGGCGGCGACCTGGATGCCTCGGAGCGACGTCTGCTCGACGTGATCGTCGCCCAGCTCGCGGCAGCGCTGGAACACACCGACCTGACCGAGACGGCCCGCGAGGCCGGCGTTCTCGCCGAGACCGACCAGGTGCGCAGCGCGCTGCTCTCGGCCGTCAGCCACGACCTGCGCCGCCCGCTCGCCGCCGCCGTCGCCGCGGTCGGCGGCCTCCGCGCGGCGGGTTCCGCCCTGTCCGCCGACGACAAGCGCGAGCTGCTCGAGACGGCCGATGAGAGCCTGGCCACGCTGTCGACCCTGGTCACCGATCTGCTGGACGTCAGCCGGGTCGAAGCCGGCGTCCTGGCCGTCTCGCTCTCCCCCGTCGACGCGGCCGAAGCCGTGCTCGCCGCGGTCGACGAGCTGGGACTCGGTCCCGTCGAGGTGGAGCTCGCGCTCGACCCCGAGCTGCCCCCGCTGCGCGCCGACCCCGTGCTGCTGCAGCGCGTGCTGGTCAACGTGCTCGCCAACGCGCACCGCCACAGCCCCGACGGACGGCGCACGCGCGTGGCCACCAGCCGCCTCGGTGGCGTGGCGGAGATCCGCATCGTGGATCATGGACCGGGCGTGCCGATCGAGCGCCGCGACGACATCTTCGCGCCGTTCCAGCGCCTCGGCGACACCGACAACACGGCGGGTCTCGGACTGGGGCTCGCCCTCTCGAAGGGATTCACCGAAGGCATGGGCGGCACTCTGACTCCCGAAGACACCCCCGGCGGCGGATTGACCATGGTCGTCGCGCTGCCAGTGGTGCAGGCATCCGCCCCCATCGAAGGAGCCGCCTCGTGA
- a CDS encoding response regulator, whose protein sequence is MKVLIADDDPQLVRALRITLAAHGYEVVAAPDGAAAIALAAQAHPDIVLLDLGMPRLGGVEVIEALRGWTKAPIIVVSGRTGSADKVEALDAGADDYVTKPFQIDELLARLRALGRRTATSTADPVVRFGDIVIDLAAHDVTRAGARVHLTPTEWRMLEFLARNPGALVTRQTLLKEIWASEHVSDSGYLRLYMSQLRKKLEPDPAHPVHLLTESGMGYRLALD, encoded by the coding sequence GTGAAGGTGCTCATCGCCGACGACGATCCGCAGCTCGTCCGTGCGCTGCGGATCACGCTGGCCGCGCACGGCTACGAGGTCGTCGCGGCACCCGACGGGGCGGCGGCCATCGCGCTGGCCGCGCAGGCGCATCCCGACATCGTGCTGCTGGACCTCGGGATGCCGCGGCTCGGCGGCGTCGAGGTCATCGAGGCGCTGCGGGGCTGGACGAAGGCACCGATCATCGTCGTGTCGGGCCGCACGGGTTCGGCCGACAAGGTGGAGGCCCTGGACGCCGGCGCCGACGACTACGTCACCAAGCCGTTCCAGATCGACGAGCTGCTGGCCCGGCTGCGAGCGCTGGGCCGGCGCACGGCGACCTCGACCGCCGATCCCGTCGTGCGGTTCGGTGACATCGTGATCGACCTGGCCGCCCACGACGTGACCCGTGCGGGCGCGCGGGTGCATCTGACCCCGACCGAGTGGCGGATGCTGGAGTTCCTCGCCCGCAACCCGGGCGCCCTCGTCACCCGCCAGACCCTGCTCAAGGAGATCTGGGCGAGCGAGCACGTCAGCGACTCCGGCTACCTGCGGCTGTACATGTCGCAGCTGCGCAAGAAGCTCGAGCCCGACCCCGCGCATCCGGTGCACCTGCTCACCGAATCCGGCATGGGCTACCGGCTCGCGCTCGACTGA
- a CDS encoding TerC family protein, with protein MEFTLAFTPDLIAVFLTLFVLEIVLGVDNVIFISILASKLPVEQQAKARNLGLTLAMLIRVLLVFFAGWIITLKEDVVVWFGIGFSWKDFILIAGGLFLVYKAVTEIHHKLEGAEEEHPGKKVAQITFGSVIAQILLLDIVFSLDSVITAVGMTENMIVIITVVVLSFGIMLFASRWIFTFVNTHPTVKMLALSFLLLIGVFLIAEGFGAHIDKALIYMPMAFAILVEALNLWAAARKAKRAQVRRQAVQLRPTYPDVDESVAVGAALSKNPDAGSVGLSTKPVAGVTDLDDETRAGLG; from the coding sequence GTGGAATTCACCCTTGCCTTCACTCCTGACCTGATCGCTGTCTTCCTGACGCTGTTCGTCTTGGAGATCGTGCTCGGTGTCGACAACGTCATCTTCATCTCGATCCTCGCTTCCAAGCTCCCCGTCGAGCAGCAGGCCAAGGCGCGCAATCTGGGGTTGACGCTCGCCATGCTGATTCGCGTGCTCCTGGTCTTCTTCGCGGGGTGGATCATCACGTTGAAGGAAGACGTCGTGGTCTGGTTCGGCATCGGATTCTCGTGGAAGGACTTCATCCTCATCGCGGGTGGATTGTTCTTGGTCTACAAGGCCGTCACCGAGATCCACCACAAGCTCGAAGGCGCCGAAGAGGAGCATCCCGGCAAGAAGGTGGCGCAGATCACCTTCGGCTCGGTGATCGCCCAGATTCTGCTGCTCGACATCGTCTTCTCGCTGGACTCGGTCATCACCGCGGTGGGCATGACCGAGAACATGATCGTCATCATCACCGTCGTAGTGCTGTCGTTCGGCATCATGCTGTTCGCGTCGCGCTGGATCTTCACGTTCGTCAACACCCACCCGACCGTGAAGATGCTGGCGCTGTCGTTCCTCCTGCTGATCGGTGTCTTCCTCATCGCGGAGGGGTTCGGCGCGCACATCGACAAGGCCCTCATCTATATGCCCATGGCGTTCGCGATCCTGGTCGAGGCGTTGAACCTCTGGGCCGCCGCGCGCAAGGCCAAGCGCGCGCAGGTACGCCGCCAGGCCGTGCAGCTGCGTCCGACGTATCCCGATGTCGATGAGTCCGTCGCCGTCGGCGCCGCGCTTTCGAAGAATCCGGATGCTGGGTCGGTCGGGCTTTCGACCAAGCCCGTGGCGGGTGTCACCGACCTCGACGACGAAACGCGCGCGGGCCTGGGCTGA
- a CDS encoding acyl-CoA dehydrogenase, whose translation MAESSPYIPPVDDYAFLLSEAFGLDLVERATGGELTAEDAEEILAAAGEFAASVIAPLEALGDSVGARLEDGQVHLPAGFAEAYRAFVDAGWITAEAPVSAGGDGLPGAVRAGLGEMWNASNAAFALCWLLTAGQIHALNAAASDELRETYLTKLVSGEWTGTMNLTEPEAGTDLGAIRTIATPRDDGSWAIRGQKIFITWGDHDIAENIVHLVLARTPGAPEGAKGLSLFVAPKFLVNEDGSLGERNAVTTVAIEHKLGIHGSPTCVLAYEDATGYLVGEVGGGLAGMFIMMNAARAGMGFQATGIADRAYQQAAAYAAQRLQGRVLDRPAGAPIAEHPDVRRLLLSMSSKIFAMRALGVYAADLLDRADTDGAEAGLAEFFVPILKGWATEDAVQVTSEAIQVYGGMGFIEETGAAQHYRDVRITTIYEGTTAIQSNDLVGRKVVRDGGAVAEELLARIDATVAQLRGFDHPMAVRTADRIERAVAAARRATADLLAQAGSPRDLYAVSVPYLMLLGTLAGGWMHAQAVCAVLAHETPSATDAARLTSADFYGSHHLPRVHALAETVAGGEVV comes from the coding sequence ATGGCAGAGTCGTCCCCTTACATCCCGCCGGTCGATGACTATGCGTTCCTGCTCAGCGAGGCATTCGGACTCGATCTGGTCGAGCGCGCCACGGGCGGTGAGCTCACCGCCGAGGACGCGGAGGAGATCCTCGCCGCCGCGGGTGAGTTCGCAGCATCCGTGATCGCGCCCCTTGAGGCCCTGGGCGACAGCGTCGGCGCGCGCCTGGAAGACGGCCAGGTGCATCTGCCCGCCGGGTTCGCCGAGGCCTATCGCGCGTTCGTGGACGCCGGGTGGATCACCGCCGAGGCGCCGGTCTCCGCCGGCGGCGACGGGCTGCCCGGCGCGGTGCGCGCCGGGCTGGGCGAGATGTGGAACGCGTCCAACGCGGCGTTCGCCCTGTGCTGGCTGCTCACGGCGGGGCAGATCCACGCCCTCAACGCCGCGGCATCCGATGAGCTGCGCGAGACGTACCTGACCAAGCTCGTCTCCGGCGAGTGGACCGGGACGATGAACCTCACCGAGCCCGAGGCCGGCACCGACCTGGGCGCGATCCGCACGATCGCCACCCCGCGCGACGACGGCAGCTGGGCGATCCGCGGGCAGAAGATCTTCATCACGTGGGGCGACCACGACATCGCGGAGAACATCGTGCACCTCGTGCTCGCGCGCACCCCCGGTGCACCCGAGGGCGCGAAGGGGCTGTCGCTGTTCGTGGCGCCCAAGTTCCTTGTGAACGAGGACGGCAGCCTCGGTGAGCGCAACGCCGTCACCACGGTCGCGATCGAGCACAAGCTGGGCATCCACGGCAGCCCCACCTGCGTGCTCGCCTACGAGGACGCGACCGGCTACCTCGTCGGCGAGGTCGGCGGCGGTCTGGCGGGGATGTTCATCATGATGAACGCGGCTCGCGCCGGCATGGGGTTCCAGGCGACCGGCATCGCGGACCGCGCGTACCAGCAGGCCGCGGCGTACGCCGCGCAGCGCCTGCAGGGCCGGGTGCTCGATCGCCCCGCCGGTGCGCCCATCGCCGAGCACCCCGACGTGCGCCGGCTCCTCCTGTCGATGTCGAGCAAGATCTTCGCCATGCGGGCCCTCGGCGTCTACGCCGCCGACCTGCTCGACCGCGCCGACACCGATGGCGCGGAGGCCGGGCTCGCGGAGTTCTTCGTGCCGATCCTCAAGGGATGGGCGACGGAGGATGCGGTCCAGGTGACCAGCGAGGCCATCCAGGTCTACGGCGGCATGGGGTTTATCGAGGAGACCGGTGCGGCCCAGCACTACCGGGACGTCCGCATCACCACGATCTATGAGGGCACCACGGCCATCCAGTCCAACGACCTCGTCGGGCGCAAGGTCGTCCGCGACGGCGGCGCCGTCGCCGAGGAGCTGCTCGCGCGCATCGATGCGACGGTCGCGCAGCTGCGTGGCTTCGACCACCCGATGGCCGTCCGCACCGCCGACCGGATCGAGCGGGCCGTCGCCGCGGCCCGTCGCGCGACGGCGGACCTGCTGGCGCAGGCGGGCTCGCCGCGCGACCTGTACGCCGTCAGCGTGCCGTACCTGATGCTGCTGGGCACCCTTGCCGGCGGATGGATGCACGCGCAGGCCGTGTGCGCGGTGCTCGCCCATGAGACTCCTTCGGCGACGGATGCCGCACGCCTCACCTCTGCGGACTTCTACGGCAGCCACCACCTGCCGCGCGTGCACGCGCTCGCCGAGACCGTGGCCGGCGGCGAGGTCGTCTGA
- the purL gene encoding phosphoribosylformylglycinamidine synthase subunit PurL: MTTPAETTQATASIDTVANAAATPEREQPYGALGLKADEYAQIREILGRRPTSGELAMYSVMWSEHCSYKSSKIYLRQFGQKVTDKMRERLMVGMGQNAGVVDVGEGWAVTFKVESHNHPSYIEPFQGAATGVGGIVRDIISMGARPVAIMDQLRFGDIDHPDTARVVHGVTSGISFYGNCLGLPNIGGETVFDAVYQGNPLVNALAVGVMRHEDIKLANATGAGNKVVLFGARTGGDGIGGASILASDTFSAGGPTKRPAVQVGDPFAEKVLIECCLELYRDDLVEAIQDLGAAGISCATSELAANGNSGMKVSLDNVLLRDPSLTAEEILMSESQERMMAIVAPEKLDAFLAVVGKWDVETSVLGEVTGDGRLVIDWHGQEIVNVDPSTVAVDGPVYERPVAYPTWIDALRDDSASALPRALDPETLRSQFTQLVASPNLADTAWVTNQYDYYVMGNTALSFPDDAGMVRVDEESGLGFAISTDCNSRFCQLDPYEGAKLALAEAYRNVAVTGAVPTAVTDCLNFGSPENPEVMWQFSQAVEGLSDGCLELGVPVTGGNVSFYNQTGSTPIFPTPVVGVLGIIDDVARRIPSGWQDPGENIYLLGVTATELSGSAWAGTIHNHLGGRPPAVDLGQEKRLAELLHAASQQSLLSSAHDLSSGGLAQALAEGVMRFGVGARVWLRELMERDGVDASAALFAESTGRVIVTVPREDDVKFRGLCDGRGYPVLRIGVTDAAAGAESVLEVQDVFTVSAGELRDLSTATLPAAFGATVSEPSL, encoded by the coding sequence GTGACCACCCCCGCAGAAACCACCCAGGCAACGGCATCCATCGATACCGTGGCCAACGCCGCCGCCACCCCGGAACGCGAGCAGCCGTACGGCGCCCTCGGGCTCAAGGCGGACGAGTACGCGCAGATCCGCGAGATCCTGGGCCGCCGCCCCACCAGCGGCGAGCTGGCGATGTACTCCGTCATGTGGTCGGAGCACTGCTCGTACAAGTCGAGCAAGATCTACCTCCGCCAGTTCGGGCAGAAGGTCACCGACAAGATGCGCGAGCGCCTCATGGTCGGCATGGGCCAGAACGCGGGCGTCGTGGACGTCGGCGAGGGCTGGGCGGTCACCTTCAAGGTGGAGTCGCACAACCACCCCAGCTACATCGAGCCGTTCCAGGGCGCCGCGACCGGCGTCGGCGGCATCGTCCGCGACATCATCTCGATGGGCGCGCGCCCGGTCGCGATCATGGACCAGCTGCGCTTCGGCGACATCGACCACCCCGACACGGCCCGCGTCGTGCACGGCGTGACCAGCGGCATCTCGTTCTACGGCAACTGCCTCGGCCTGCCGAACATCGGTGGCGAGACCGTGTTCGACGCGGTCTACCAGGGCAACCCCCTCGTCAACGCCCTCGCGGTCGGCGTCATGCGCCACGAGGACATCAAGCTCGCGAACGCCACCGGCGCCGGCAACAAGGTCGTGCTCTTCGGGGCCCGCACCGGCGGCGACGGCATCGGCGGGGCATCCATCCTCGCCTCCGACACGTTCTCGGCCGGCGGCCCCACGAAGCGCCCCGCCGTACAGGTCGGCGACCCGTTCGCCGAGAAGGTGCTCATCGAGTGCTGCCTCGAGCTGTACCGCGACGATCTCGTCGAGGCCATCCAGGACCTCGGCGCCGCCGGCATCTCCTGTGCCACGAGCGAGCTCGCCGCCAACGGAAACAGCGGCATGAAGGTCTCGCTCGACAACGTCCTGCTGCGCGACCCCTCGCTGACCGCCGAAGAGATCCTCATGTCGGAGTCGCAGGAGCGCATGATGGCGATCGTCGCGCCCGAGAAGCTCGACGCGTTCCTCGCGGTCGTCGGCAAGTGGGACGTCGAGACCAGCGTCCTGGGCGAGGTCACCGGCGACGGACGCCTCGTCATCGACTGGCACGGTCAGGAGATCGTGAACGTCGACCCGTCCACGGTCGCCGTCGACGGTCCGGTCTACGAGCGCCCCGTCGCCTACCCCACCTGGATCGACGCGCTCCGCGACGACTCTGCCAGCGCCCTGCCCCGCGCCCTCGACCCCGAGACGCTGCGCAGCCAGTTCACGCAGCTGGTGGCCAGCCCCAACCTCGCCGACACGGCGTGGGTCACGAACCAGTACGACTACTACGTGATGGGCAACACGGCCCTGTCGTTCCCCGATGACGCCGGCATGGTCCGCGTCGACGAGGAGTCCGGCCTCGGCTTCGCGATCTCCACCGACTGCAACAGCCGGTTCTGCCAGCTCGACCCGTACGAGGGCGCGAAGCTGGCCCTCGCCGAGGCCTACCGCAACGTCGCCGTGACCGGCGCCGTGCCCACCGCGGTGACCGACTGCCTCAACTTCGGCAGCCCGGAGAACCCCGAGGTCATGTGGCAGTTCTCGCAGGCCGTCGAAGGCCTGTCGGACGGATGCCTCGAACTCGGCGTCCCCGTCACCGGTGGCAACGTCTCGTTCTACAACCAGACCGGCTCGACGCCGATCTTCCCGACCCCCGTCGTCGGCGTGCTCGGCATCATCGATGACGTCGCCCGCCGCATCCCGAGCGGCTGGCAGGACCCGGGCGAGAACATCTACCTCCTCGGCGTCACCGCCACCGAGCTCAGCGGCTCGGCGTGGGCGGGCACCATCCACAACCACCTCGGCGGTCGCCCGCCGGCCGTGGACCTCGGCCAGGAGAAGAGGCTCGCCGAGCTGCTGCACGCGGCATCCCAGCAGTCCCTCCTCTCCAGCGCACACGACCTCTCCTCCGGCGGACTCGCTCAAGCATTGGCCGAGGGCGTCATGCGCTTCGGCGTCGGGGCCCGCGTGTGGCTGCGCGAGCTGATGGAGCGCGACGGCGTGGATGCCTCGGCAGCACTGTTCGCCGAGTCCACCGGTCGCGTCATCGTCACGGTGCCGCGCGAGGACGACGTGAAGTTCCGCGGGCTGTGCGACGGCCGCGGCTACCCCGTGCTGCGCATCGGTGTCACGGATGCTGCGGCGGGCGCCGAGTCGGTGCTCGAAGTGCAGGACGTCTTCACGGTGTCCGCCGGCGAGCTGCGCGACCTGTCGACCGCGACGCTCCCGGCAGCATTCGGTGCCACAGTGTCCGAGCCCTCCCTCTAG